The following are from one region of the Acomys russatus chromosome 32, mAcoRus1.1, whole genome shotgun sequence genome:
- the Twf2 gene encoding twinfilin-2: protein MAHQTGIHATEELKEFFAKARAGSVRLIKVIIEDEQLVLGASQEPVGRWDQDYGRAVLPLLDAQEPCYLLFRLDSQNAQGFEWLFLAWSPDNSPVRLKMLYAATRATVKKEFGGGHIKDELFGTVKDDLSLAGYQKHLSSCAAPAPLTSAERELQQIRINEVKTEISVESKHQTLQGLAFPLQPEAQRALQQLKQKTVNYIQLKLDLERETIELVHTEPTNVTQLPSRVPRDAARYHFFLYKHTHEGDSLESVVFIYSMPGYKCSIKERMLYSSCKSRLLDSAEQDFQLEIAKKIEIGDGAELTAEFLYDEVHPKQHAFKQAFAKPKGPGGKRGHKRLIRGPGENGDDS, encoded by the exons ATGGCGCACCAGACCGGCATCCACG CCACTGAAGAGTTGAAGGAATTCTTTGCCAAGGCCCGGGCTGGCTCCGTCCGACTCATCAAAGTCATCATTGAGGACG AGCAGCTCGTGCTGGGTGCCTCGCAGGAGCCAGTGGGACGCTGGGACCAGGACTACGGCAGGGCTGTACTGCCGCTGCTAGACGCTCAAGAGCCCTGCTACCTCCTCTTCCGCCTCGACTCGCAGAATGCTCAGGGCTTCGAGTGGCTTTTCCTGGCCTGGTCACCTGATAATTCgcct GTGCGGCTGAAGATGCTGTACGCAGCCACACGAGCTACAGTGAAGAAGGAGTTTGGAGGCGGCCACATCAAGGATGAGCTCTTCGGGACAGTAAAG GACGACCTCTCCTTGGCTGGGTACCAGAAGCACCTGTCATCCTGTGCCGCACCTGCCCCACTGACGTCGGCTGAGAGGGAGCTCCAGCAGATCCGAATCAATGAG gTGAAGACTGAGATCAGCGTGGAAAGTAAACACCAGACGCTGCAGGGCTTGGCCTTCCCCCTGCAGCCTGAGGCCCAGCGGGCACTCCAGCAACTCAAGCAGAAGACAGTCAACTATATCCAGCTG AAGCTGGACCTGGAACGGGAGACCATCGAGCTGGTGCACACAGAACCCACAAACGTGACCCAGCTGCCCTCACGGGTACCCCGAGATGCTGCCCGCTACCACTTCTTCCTGTACAAGCATACCCATGAGGGTGACTCACTTGAATCTGTGG TGTTCATCTACTCCATGCCGGGGTACAAGTGCAGCATTAAGGAGCGCATGCTCTACTCCAGCTGCAAGAGCCGCCTTCTCGACTCTGCAGAGCAAGACTTCCAGCTGGAGATAGCTAAGAAG ATCGAGATTGGTGACGGGGCAGAGCTGACAGCCGAGTTCCTCTACGATGAAGTCCATCCCAAGCAGCATGCCTTCAAGCAGGCGTTTGCCAAGCCCAAAGGCCCCGGGGGCAAGAGGGGCCACAAGCGCCTCATCCGGGGCCCCGGCGAGAATGGGGACGACAGCTAG
- the Ppm1m gene encoding protein phosphatase 1M isoform X1, with product MSAGWFRRRFLSGGPLQEPRPPGPRSSPVPYHRPRFLRGSSSSPGATDASRRPDARPVRSPARGRTLPWNAGYAEVINAEKSEFNEDQAACGKLCIRRCEFGIEEDQEWLTVCPEEFLTGHYWALFDGHGGPAAAILAANTLHSCLRRQLEAVVEGMMATQPPMNLSGRCVCSSDPQFVEEKGIRAEDLVIGALENAFQECDDVIGRELEASGQVGGCTALVVVSLQGKLYVANAGDSRAILVRRDEIRVLSSEFTPETERQRIQQLAFIYPELLAGEFTRLEFPRRLKGDDLGQKVLFRDHHMSGWSYKQVENSDLKYPLIHGQGRQARLLGTLAVSRGLGDHQLRVLDTNIQLKPFLLSIPQVTVLDVDQLALQEDDVVVMATDGLWDVLSNEQVAQLVQSFLSGNRGDPHRFSELAKMLIYNTQGKDDGATSEGQVSYDDVSVFVIPLHSQGQGGSGH from the exons ATGTCCGCCGGCTGGTTCCGGCGCCGCTTCCTATCCGGGGGTCCACTTCAAGAGCCGCGCCCGCCTGGGCCGCGCTCCAGCCCAGTGCCCTATCACCGGCCCCGCTTCCTGCGCGGCTCCAGCTCCAGCCCGGGCGCCACCGATGCCTCGCGCCGCCCGGATGCCCGACCGGTGCGCAGCCCAGCTCGGGGCCGCACGCTGCCTTGGAACGCAGGCTACGCCGA GGTTATCAACGCAGAGAAATCTGAATTTAACGAGGACCAGGCCGCCTGTGGGAAGCTATGCATCCGGCGATGTGAGTTTGGGATTGAGGAAGATCAAGAGTGGCTGACAGTGTGCCCCGAGGAG TTCCTGACAGGTCATTACTGGGCACTGTTCGATGGGCATGGTGGACCTGCTGCAGCCATTTTGGCCGCCAACACCCTGCACTCTTGCCTGCGCCGGCAGCTGGAGGCTGTGGTCGAAGGCATGATGGCCACTCAGCCCCCCATGAATCTCAGTGGCCGCTGTGTCTGCTCCAGTGATCCCCAGTTTGTGGAGGAAAAGGGCATCCGGGCAGAAGACTTGGTCATTGGGGCCCTGGAGAACGCCTTCCAGGAATGC GACGATGTGATTGGAAGAGAGCTGGAGGCCTCAGGCCAGGTGGGTGGCTGTACAGCCCTGGTGGTTGTGTCCCTGCAGGGGAAGCTGTATGTGGCCAATGCTGGGGACAGCAG GGCCATCTTGGTGCGGAGAGATGAGATACGGGTGCTGAGCTCTGAGTTCACCCCAGAAACAGAGCGGCAGCGGATCCAGCAGCTG GCCTTTATTTACCCTGAGCTTCTGGCTGGCGAGTTCACCCGACTGGAGTTCCCACGGCGGCTGAAGGGGGACGACTTGGGGCAGAAGGTTTTGTTCAGGGATCATCACATGAGTGGCTG GAGCTACAAACAGGTGGAAAATTCCGATCTCAAGTACCCACTGATTCATGGACAGGGTAGGCAG gCTCGGTTACTGGGAACACTAGCTGTCTCCCGAGGCCTGGGAGACCATCAGCTCAGAGTCCTGGACACCAATATACAGCTCAAGCCCTTCCTGCTCTCCATCCCACAG GTGACTGTGCTGGATGTGGACCAGCTGGCATTGCAGGAAGATGATGTGGTTGTCATGGCAACCGATGGGCTCTGGGATGTCCTGTCCAATGAGCAGGTGGCGCAGCTTGTGCAGAGCTTCCTCTCTGGGAACCGAGGGGACCCACACAG GTTCTCAGAGTTGGCCAAAATGCTGATATACAACACACAGGGGAAAGACGATGGTGCCACCAGCGAAGGGCAGGTGTCCTACGACGACGTCTCTGTGTTCGTGATTCCTTTGCACAGCCAGGGCCAAGGGGGCAGTGGCCACTGA
- the Ppm1m gene encoding protein phosphatase 1M isoform X2, which produces MPLEMYIPPCTSLRVWPMLCRIGVINAEKSEFNEDQAACGKLCIRRCEFGIEEDQEWLTVCPEEFLTGHYWALFDGHGGPAAAILAANTLHSCLRRQLEAVVEGMMATQPPMNLSGRCVCSSDPQFVEEKGIRAEDLVIGALENAFQECDDVIGRELEASGQVGGCTALVVVSLQGKLYVANAGDSRAILVRRDEIRVLSSEFTPETERQRIQQLAFIYPELLAGEFTRLEFPRRLKGDDLGQKVLFRDHHMSGWSYKQVENSDLKYPLIHGQGRQARLLGTLAVSRGLGDHQLRVLDTNIQLKPFLLSIPQVTVLDVDQLALQEDDVVVMATDGLWDVLSNEQVAQLVQSFLSGNRGDPHRFSELAKMLIYNTQGKDDGATSEGQVSYDDVSVFVIPLHSQGQGGSGH; this is translated from the exons ATGCCTTTGGAGATGTACATCCCACCTTGCACCTCACTCCGGGTTTGGCCAATGCTGTGTAGGATAGG GGTTATCAACGCAGAGAAATCTGAATTTAACGAGGACCAGGCCGCCTGTGGGAAGCTATGCATCCGGCGATGTGAGTTTGGGATTGAGGAAGATCAAGAGTGGCTGACAGTGTGCCCCGAGGAG TTCCTGACAGGTCATTACTGGGCACTGTTCGATGGGCATGGTGGACCTGCTGCAGCCATTTTGGCCGCCAACACCCTGCACTCTTGCCTGCGCCGGCAGCTGGAGGCTGTGGTCGAAGGCATGATGGCCACTCAGCCCCCCATGAATCTCAGTGGCCGCTGTGTCTGCTCCAGTGATCCCCAGTTTGTGGAGGAAAAGGGCATCCGGGCAGAAGACTTGGTCATTGGGGCCCTGGAGAACGCCTTCCAGGAATGC GACGATGTGATTGGAAGAGAGCTGGAGGCCTCAGGCCAGGTGGGTGGCTGTACAGCCCTGGTGGTTGTGTCCCTGCAGGGGAAGCTGTATGTGGCCAATGCTGGGGACAGCAG GGCCATCTTGGTGCGGAGAGATGAGATACGGGTGCTGAGCTCTGAGTTCACCCCAGAAACAGAGCGGCAGCGGATCCAGCAGCTG GCCTTTATTTACCCTGAGCTTCTGGCTGGCGAGTTCACCCGACTGGAGTTCCCACGGCGGCTGAAGGGGGACGACTTGGGGCAGAAGGTTTTGTTCAGGGATCATCACATGAGTGGCTG GAGCTACAAACAGGTGGAAAATTCCGATCTCAAGTACCCACTGATTCATGGACAGGGTAGGCAG gCTCGGTTACTGGGAACACTAGCTGTCTCCCGAGGCCTGGGAGACCATCAGCTCAGAGTCCTGGACACCAATATACAGCTCAAGCCCTTCCTGCTCTCCATCCCACAG GTGACTGTGCTGGATGTGGACCAGCTGGCATTGCAGGAAGATGATGTGGTTGTCATGGCAACCGATGGGCTCTGGGATGTCCTGTCCAATGAGCAGGTGGCGCAGCTTGTGCAGAGCTTCCTCTCTGGGAACCGAGGGGACCCACACAG GTTCTCAGAGTTGGCCAAAATGCTGATATACAACACACAGGGGAAAGACGATGGTGCCACCAGCGAAGGGCAGGTGTCCTACGACGACGTCTCTGTGTTCGTGATTCCTTTGCACAGCCAGGGCCAAGGGGGCAGTGGCCACTGA